A genomic stretch from Strongyloides ratti genome assembly S_ratti_ED321, chromosome : 1 includes:
- a CDS encoding WD40 repeat and WD40/YVTN repeat-like-containing domain and WD40-repeat-containing domain-containing protein, translating into MINNINFDSLKRIPFSQCKYENFEMRKHFDIGTKRVNSMNVSPCGNFMASSTNDDRIFLFDILLGSEINNISTQKYGCNNVVFTDNELNTLHTSTKINNDIRLLSLEEKKYIRYFNGHKKNVLSLSISPCDKTFLSSSQDGKIKLWDFRIEECCNTSNYYHINPRVAYDPKGIIYAISEEKNVIKFFDSRYMNDRPFKIISLKSPTWRINNIKFSHDGRKILASADGNFFYLIDTFTGEKMSFRGIKNCRRMNFGVDLSPCGNYIVAGSDFGDLLYYDAKKGNILKTFKSLHTNHVENVIFHKKYLMLITGANDLIFWTPDYNDDNVFRNINLMDFN; encoded by the exons ATGATAAACAACATCAATTTTGA TTCTTTAAAACGAATCCCTTTCTCTCAATGcaaatatgaaaattttgaGATGCGTAAACATTTTGATATAGGTACAAAAAGGGTAAATTCAATGAATGTCTCTCCTTGTGGAAACTTCATGGCTTCCTCAACAAATGATGATagaatttttctttttgatattttactTGGAAGtgaaattaataat aTATCAACACAAAAATATGGATGCAATAATGTTGTTTTTACTGATAATGAACTAAATACTTTACACACctcaacaaaaataaataatgatataagattattatctttagaagaaaaaaaatatataagatattttaatggacataaaaaaaatgttttatctttatcaatTTCACCTTgtgataaaacatttttatccAGTAGTCAAGatggtaaaataaaattatgggATTTTAGAATTGAAGAATGTTGTAATACATCTAATTATTACCATATAAATCCTAGAGTAGCATACGATCCTAAAGGTATAATATATGCTATAtcagaagaaaaaaatgttattaaattttttgattcaaGATATATGAACGATCGtccatttaaaataatttcattaaaatcaCCTACATGgagaataaataatataaagttttCACATGATGGAAGAAAGATTCTTGCTAGTGCGGatggtaattttttttatctaattgaTACATTTACTGGAGAAAAGATGTCTTTTAGAGGAATAAAAAACTGTAGAAGGATGAATTTTGGTGTTGATTTATCACCTTGTGGTAACTACATCGTCGCTGGAAGTGATTTTGGGGATCTTCTCTATTATGACGCTAAAAAaggtaatattttaaaaacattcaAATCACTACATACAAATCATGTTGAAAATGtgatttttcataaaaaatatttaatgctGATTACTGGAGcaaatgatttaattttttggaCACCCGATTATAATGATGACAAtgtttttagaaatattaacttaatggattttaattag